The genomic stretch GTGGTGGTTTCCGACCGACTTAACCGATCGAAGCTGAGACAATCACCTCcttcctgttggtgcaatcatgccctggaagtttcaatgtgttgacaattatttaagtttaggataatacggtggaactaacatgcattgtgagtttgcaggaggagtttcttgcaggtcagaagaccagatgcaagagaagaccaagaaggtcgaggactggattcttggcaaaaagagttcttgcaggtcagaagaccagatgcaaggcaagagaagtccaagaaggtcggggaccggattcttggcaagagaagctcctgcaagtcacaagattatgtgtgtgataggctcactgtcagagatcgaatggaaaatcgattcagacatggctgtgcggcaaattacctctgaatcgatcagccgatcgattgaaggtaaggcaatcgatttgctgatcgattggtaaagttctgcgcagcacagaatgcgtctggatcgatcagccgatcgattcaaggtactgaatcgatcggtcgatcgatccgtgaacattctgtgcgaagcacagaatcattctgaatcgatcagccgatcgattcaagttattgaatctatcggtcgatcgatccttgaacattctgtgcgaagcacagaatcactctgaatcgatcagccgatcgattcaatgtattgaatcgatcggccgatcgattcaagcagctgcgatttcatgagcaagcggctgaatcgattcaaacgctgcctccaatcgatccaagtcaaataaaagaatctgcaccgtcgatcttgacgcgatggcttccaacggatagttgtgaatcgattggaatataacctcaatcgatccacggcgacggcggcgtgagaaacggctagttttctcaacgtataaaacACGGGAAGAAACTGGAAAACAAGTACAACGAAacatatactgttccattgctctccaagccttttgaaagctctcaagtgataaagattcaaagcaaagggttcaagctcctctctactacgtactgaaatctcacctgcaaagaagaagctggttaaatcttgtaatccttctctacttcttctttgtagcgtttgtgatatttattttgaagaaaagggagaggtgtatttctgttaaggtttctccaccttcggtgtgattccgagaaggagggttttcgatagtgaaagagtgtgagtggtgtggatccttggattagtcacctccttgaggaggtggataccaagcaaATActggtgttagcattgccttcgagTTTCCGTGCGCAAAACAAAGTTGGTCGAAAAGaaagtgagtcattcaccccctctagctcaaccgatcctaacaagtggtatcagagcattggtttgcttttgaggattcatcgtcaagaaagcacaagttaaagagctacaagatgtcaatgaaggagagacatagtacttcacgaccaccattctatgaaggcagcaattttgcttattggaagagccgcatggaacactatctcatgaccgaaattgatatgtggttctcaatcacggaaggattcatggcgccaactgaaaatggaaaaatgcttgagtcatccaagtggactgttgaacaaaaaatgaaggctcaagcaaatgcaaaggcaattgtgactcttcaatgtggattaagctcggaacaactcaacaaagttggaccctttaagagtgccaaggatttgtgggataagcttattgaactaaatgaaggcaccaaggattcaagaattgcaaagagggatttgttgataaatcaacttcaaaacttcaccatgaaggatggagaaacggtgagctcactacatgggagattcaaggaactcctaaatggtcttcattcagttggagagagtgtggagaaccgagatctcataaggtatgctttaaaatctttcccaagaaactctttatggtcatccatggtggatgcttataaggtttcaagggatttgtcaatagtgaaattggatgaattattttgtgaacttgaattgcatgagcaagctaacacaagccataaggagaaaggtatagtattggttgcaggtgaaaagagcaaaaagaagcacaaggaaaagaaaaatgagaagaaggagtcatcttcagaatccgaacaagatagtgatagtgatagtgatgaagagctatcatcaagtgaaatggcaaacttcgttcgaagaatgatgagacattcaaggaagtttgacaaaaaggatgttaagaaaatcttcaatgatgagaaaagaaaaggtaaatctcttgtggattctaagaataaaactgatgtaatttgctatgaatgtaagaaaaaggggcactacaaaacggagtgtccaaagttgaagaagcaagaggaaaagatcaagaaaaagaaaaggcgttgaaagccacatgggatgactcatcatcaagctcatcggaagaagatgaaaggaagagctcaaagcacatggctctcatggccttaagtcatgtagaagatagtgaagatgaagatagtcatgaagaagatgtggagtcttcaagtgagtcatcttctagtgatgatgaggtaatttatcccaagcttgataagatgtatgccaccattgcatgcttaaccaatgcactagctaaatcaaaagggaaggtcaaaagattgcaaaatgaattgaaatcactcaaaaatgaaattgtgccatgtgaaagttgcatgcttcatgaaaatgacaaaaatgatgttgatgatcttgaaaaagaaaatgtatcattgaaatcacaagttgatgatcttagatgtggtctagtaaaatttacttcaagctcaaaatacttagacatgattctaggagctcaaagaggcgtgtacaataaagcgggactaggtttcaaatctcaagataaggaagttaaattcatgtccctaattagtagaaatcatgcttcaagggttaaggttgttcaagcttgggtacccaagcaatttgttattgatgctaccggacccaaagtgtgggtaccaaaacatttggttcatcgtgtttaaacaggcatgcgcaaagggggagcatccaacaacatggttcgtagatagtggatgctctaagcatatgacgggagactcatcaaaattttcatcatttagacacaaaagtaaaggtaccgtttcttttggtaatagtggtgagctaaaagttataggaattggagatattagaattttcgagaaatttgtaataaaaaatgtgttactagtaaaaggcatggcttttaatctcttgagtgttagtcaactatgtgactcggggtatagagttgagttcaactcatctcaatgcctagtcaaacatagtgaactaaacaccaatgttctcataggccatagaaaagaaaatatttatcaagttgaattatttggtgctactaatgtgtttgctaagtgtctcatgtccaaagaagaggagacgtggctttggcaccggagactcgctcacaccaacatgaagaatatcaaaaatctctcaaagaaggagttggtgcacggattgccaaagttgaagtttcaaaaggacaaaatatgtgatgcatgtcaaatgggtaagcaaaccaaagctactcataaaggtaacactacaagaaaaaagctaatagacaacgcttttaaagcgttgtctttttgcctgaaaaaacgttgttaaaggcactgttgtaaaaagtctgctcaacgacaacgcttttaaaacgttgtcATTTGTactaaagacaacgcttttgcaacgctttaaaagcgttgtcgttttatgCAAAGGCAACGTtttgcaacgcttttaaagcgttgtttttggtagaaaagacaacgctttttgcaacgctttaaaagcgttgtcgttttaaagaaaaaaataaaaatatatatatttaaaaatcattatttttatatttacgaaactattatttttcttttaccatgtctagattcgaattttacatataatcaactcagttaatgatttcaaactcataaaaTAATAGAAATCTGACGTTGaagtaatattaataattaattacatgaaaagctagtaaatatcaaaatttatactaattctgtttcaaagtataTAGTGATATTCACATATAAAACAAAAGAGTACAAAAAATCTATTTTGAACAGCTACAATCTATttagccaacaatctgtttactgAATACTTAATACTTAATATTGAAGTAGCCAACAATTTGTGGACCTACAATTCTGGGTGGACAGAAATCTAACTCATGGGCTCAATAAATACTCATTCTAGGTTTATGAATAGCAGTTGTGCCAAGATTGAAAATGATTTTTGTTACCATTATAGCAACAGTACAATCAGAAATAACAAATACAACGAAACAAAGACTGTTTCTTAAATGACTCAAAACATTCTTCTTTACTGCATCACTACAAGGTACCAAAAGACATTACAATCTTACAGAATTTTGATACCATTCGGAACTTGTTCGGTAATTCAAATGATAGATCAAAGCATTTGCATGAACAAGCAAAATTTATGGACAGCAAAACATACAAAATCAGTAATGAGAAGCCAAAATCATTTTCAGTGACCAACATCACAACACTATTTCCTAAAAGCAACCAATACTTAATTTATAATATGAAAGTGCAATTTTACAACTTTGAACAAAACAAAGCAAGAAAATGatcaagaaaatttaaataagaaaaagaaaacataaacataaaatagACTATGTACAACTTTTACCTAAATATTATTATTAGTGAGAGCCTCCAACGGTGATGCAAGAATTCTGATGAAGTGTGACCCTCTTTTGAGGAGGCTAACGAACACTGTAAGATACAAATTTCACATTCAAAGCAGGATTGTGCAGCCTGATGTCACAATCTGGGGCAAATGCAGTTACCATCTCCTTGATTATTAAATTGAAATTTCCATGTTCCTTAATCAGGTCTGAAGGTTTGAACGTTGCCAAAAGCAAGTCATCTTGTTTGGTAAGTGTCATCTGCATAGATAGATACACAGGCATCGGCAGCACCAATAGCAAGGAGTACTCTGTACGGGTGGAAAGTGAGACAGCTAACAGAACCTATTCTCTGAGCCATGAAAGTAGGGTAATATCTGATGATGCTTAGCTGCTCTCCTTTTAGACTGAAAACCACAGTGAAAACATGCTTTACAAGTTGATCTTAACTGGAACAGTTTACGAAGTTATATTCCATAGTGAAAACATGCTTTACAAGCATCAAACTCATAATTCCTAATTCATGTGGATTGATGTACTTGGTTATAAACAATATAAGATGACACTTAATTTGGAGCAAATTTGGAGAACTTGGCTCATCCAAACTCCAAAAGGTTGAAGATCTgacacaacaacaaatgatcTTAATCCAAATAGCTTGTGGCTTTAACAATAAACTACCCATGTAAATAATACTAACCTTAGATGCTTATCTTATTCTTACAAGATGTACCCATGAATCCAAGATACAACTCACACGTACTCCTAAGGTAACAACCGCTTCACATTGGCTTCATATTTTCATTAAATTCATTTGTTCAAACACATAGCTGATAAACTACAAATAGATATTAGAATTGCAAATGTAATACAAGGCCATTAGCTCAAACCATTTGACTTAAAAAACTACTGACAACTATTATAACAATGTGATAAATCTAACCATAACCTTACTCATGAATCCCAGATGCAACTCACACGTACTCCTAAGGTAACAACCGCTTCACATTGGCTTCATATTTTCATTAAATTCATTTGTTCAAACACGTAGCTGATAATCTACAAATAGATATTAGAATTGCAAATGTAATACAAGGCCATTAGCTCAAACCATTTGACTTAAAAAACTACTGACAACTATTATAACAATGTGATAAATCTAACCATAACCTTACTCATGAATCCCAGATGCAACTCACACGTACTCCTAAGGTAACAACCGCTTCACATTTGCTTCATATTTTCATTAAACTCATTTGTTCAAACTCAATGTGATAAATCTAACCATAATGGAAGAACCAATATTCTCCAACCTTACTACTGCAGATGTCTAGTTGGTCAATACACATTATCTACATAACTACCTATACATGcattttgattcatcaaattaCATGTAGTTCAAAATAGCTCTTTTGACCTTTTATTATTTCtacatctttaaaaaattaaatttgcaaGATGGTTTTGTAAGCACAATGCAAAGCTGacacttttttttattaaaaaacaaTTATAGAAAAAGTGCTTTGATTGTATATGTTTTGGTAAATTCCATAGAAATAAAGCACATATATGTCTATGCTATTTGTATCCATAAATAAGACTCAATATTTTATGTAGTGAAACTAAACGCAGTAAGTAATCAAAATATGGGCACAAACATTGTTTGTTACCCTTTCAAAGTGACTAAAAcatagaaaattttgtagtaatcaTTGAAATCGATAGATCTAAGGATTCATGTGGGATCTGCATATGAAACTACAATCATCTCAGTAAATATTCCAATTTTTTTTAGTCAATAACTAGCTCtctcaataacaacaacaacaagctaagGCACGATCCCTCGAGGACTCCTATATAGATAGATAGtgcaaagaatggatgaaagaCACATACACAATAGGAATACGACTGTAAATAAATTCTACACACATGACCTAGAAAAATAAATTGCTCTTTTATGAAAGGACTATCAGAGGAAAAATGGACTAAATATGCGATAACAGAAGACAAGGTTAGAGAATTCGTAGTCAAtaattagacaaaaaaaaaaaaaaaaagaggaatagAGAGCACTATCGAATCTAGAAAGGATCTCAAACAACAACTACCTGACTCCAGCATCTCCCACGATGCCAATGGCCATACCAGCTGAAAGTCCTGCAAGACCACAAGCCAAGCCAGAAGACAGATGGGCATACCCATCAAAAAGGTAGTACGACTTGGCCTTGGGGTTGATCCCAGTGCTTATGATCACCGCAATGATGAGACCGTAAATCCCCAGGACTCCGGCCATGACAACGGGAACTATCGATTTCATCACGAGCTTCGGCCGCATCACACC from Zingiber officinale cultivar Zhangliang chromosome 5B, Zo_v1.1, whole genome shotgun sequence encodes the following:
- the LOC121985759 gene encoding V-type proton ATPase 16 kDa proteolipid subunit-like, with translation MSSFSGDETAPFFGFLGAAAALVFSCMGAAYGTTKSGVGVASMGVMRPKLVMKSIVPVVMAGVLGIYGLIIAVIISTGINPKAKSYYLFDGYAHLSSGLACGLAGLSAGMAIGIVGDAGVR